One genomic segment of Sphingobacteriales bacterium includes these proteins:
- a CDS encoding GNAT family N-acetyltransferase has protein sequence MIHYKTRPATKADAATAFDLINELAEYEKAPHEVKLSLPQFIEDGFGANPIYKLHVAEAFDTDQQQPTPKIVGIALYYIAYSTWKGKIVYLDDLIVTQTHRKTGIGNLLINEVFKFALSINAQQVRWHVLEWNEPAINFYKKLGVHLDPEWITCKVTETKLAEIRTKLEQNIH, from the coding sequence ATGATACACTACAAAACCCGCCCCGCTACAAAAGCCGATGCCGCCACCGCTTTTGACTTAATAAATGAACTGGCCGAATACGAAAAAGCCCCACACGAAGTTAAACTTTCCTTACCCCAATTTATTGAAGATGGCTTTGGCGCTAATCCTATTTATAAATTACATGTTGCCGAAGCATTTGACACAGACCAACAACAACCTACTCCAAAAATTGTAGGTATTGCCTTGTATTATATTGCCTACTCGACCTGGAAAGGAAAAATTGTTTACTTAGATGACTTAATTGTTACCCAAACACACCGAAAAACCGGAATTGGCAATTTATTAATAAACGAAGTGTTTAAATTTGCTCTTTCAATAAACGCCCAGCAAGTGCGGTGGCATGTTTTAGAATGGAACGAGCCAGCTATTAATTTTTACAAAAAATTAGGCGTACATTTAGACCCCGAATGGATTACCTGCAAAGTAACCGAAACTAAATTGGCCGAAATTAGAACTAAACTCGAGCAAAACATACACTAA
- a CDS encoding aldo/keto reductase: MEYRRLGNSGLQVSAFSLGSWLTFGSQIDNDIAEQLMIAAYEAGINFFDNAEIYAHGRSEIVMGEILKKLNWDRTSYTVSSKVFFGDGRKLPNQTGLSRKHVFEACDAALKRLQLDYIDLYFCHRPDPNTPIIETVWAMNHLIQQGKVLYWGTSEWSAQQITEAHYAAQRYHLIGPTMEQPQYNMLHRERFEVEYEPIYKNFGLGTTIWSPLASGLLSGKYNNGMPSDNTRLQRQGLDWLREQALQEVKLAKVRQLTRIAQNLDISMPVLALAWCLKNPNVSTVILGASKLTQLTENLKALDAVPLLTTEIMEAIDKVLA; this comes from the coding sequence ATGGAGTACCGCCGTTTAGGAAACTCAGGTTTGCAGGTAAGTGCCTTTTCATTAGGCTCGTGGCTTACCTTTGGCAGCCAAATTGATAACGATATTGCCGAACAGCTAATGATAGCAGCCTACGAAGCCGGCATTAATTTTTTTGACAATGCCGAAATTTACGCACATGGTCGCTCAGAAATAGTAATGGGCGAAATATTAAAAAAATTAAATTGGGACAGAACTTCTTACACCGTATCGAGTAAAGTATTTTTTGGCGATGGCCGAAAATTGCCCAATCAAACCGGATTAAGCCGCAAACACGTATTTGAAGCCTGCGATGCCGCACTTAAACGCCTGCAACTTGATTATATAGACTTATACTTTTGCCACAGACCCGACCCCAATACACCCATTATTGAAACCGTTTGGGCTATGAACCACCTTATACAGCAAGGCAAAGTGTTGTATTGGGGTACCAGCGAGTGGAGCGCCCAACAGATTACCGAAGCTCATTATGCCGCCCAGCGCTACCACCTTATTGGCCCCACTATGGAGCAACCGCAATATAATATGTTGCACCGCGAGCGTTTTGAAGTAGAATACGAACCCATTTATAAAAATTTTGGCTTAGGTACTACTATTTGGTCGCCACTTGCATCGGGGCTTTTATCCGGAAAATACAACAACGGTATGCCCTCCGACAACACCCGCCTGCAACGACAAGGTTTAGACTGGCTCCGCGAACAAGCGCTTCAAGAAGTAAAACTTGCCAAAGTGCGCCAATTAACCCGTATAGCTCAAAACTTAGATATTTCTATGCCTGTTTTGGCTTTGGCATGGTGTTTAAAAAATCCTAATGTAAGCACAGTTATTTTGGGCGCCTCAAAACTAACACAACTAACCGAAAACCTTAAAGCCCTTGATGCCGTACCCCTGCTAACAACTGAAATTATGGAGGCTATTGATAAAGTTTTAGCATAA